One window from the genome of Synechococcus sp. PROS-7-1 encodes:
- a CDS encoding potassium channel family protein, which produces MRSEWRRKQRRERIYELLLGLCLLVLVSFAFPRITWLGSLGYALIALLLTQLVMIRKPVLTLQDRLYQALGLVALSALLLWLLTPVRWETSGMPLVLSWGVLVGWSVIRLVERLASERRVTAAMLMGAAAGYLLLGLTAGLVMSAVETIQPGSFEPLDISITDAAGQNNTVIESGPVFAQINYFAFICLTTVGFGDINPELPLARMLAVATGIAGPLYLAVVMGVLIGRYAGDREIEDRLEQHNPDRR; this is translated from the coding sequence ATGCGATCGGAATGGCGGCGCAAGCAAAGGAGGGAACGGATTTATGAACTGCTGCTAGGCCTCTGCCTGCTGGTGCTGGTCAGCTTCGCCTTTCCAAGAATCACCTGGCTGGGAAGCCTCGGCTATGCCCTGATCGCCCTGCTGCTCACCCAGTTGGTGATGATCCGCAAGCCAGTGCTCACCCTGCAGGATCGTCTTTACCAAGCACTGGGACTCGTGGCGCTGTCGGCTTTGCTGCTGTGGCTGCTCACCCCGGTGCGCTGGGAGACCAGCGGCATGCCGCTGGTGTTGAGCTGGGGGGTCCTAGTGGGGTGGAGCGTGATCCGCCTGGTGGAACGCTTGGCCAGCGAACGGCGGGTCACCGCCGCCATGCTAATGGGGGCTGCTGCGGGCTATCTGCTGCTGGGGCTCACGGCCGGGCTGGTGATGAGCGCAGTGGAAACCATTCAGCCAGGCAGCTTCGAACCCCTCGACATCTCAATCACAGATGCTGCTGGCCAGAACAACACGGTGATCGAGTCAGGGCCGGTGTTCGCTCAGATCAATTACTTCGCCTTCATCTGCCTCACCACCGTTGGCTTTGGAGATATCAACCCCGAGCTTCCCCTGGCCAGGATGCTGGCCGTAGCGACTGGCATTGCCGGACCGCTTTACCTGGCGGTGGTGATGGGGGTGCTGATCGGGCGTTACGCCGGTGACCGTGAGATCGAAGACCGCCTGGAACAACACAATCCCGATCGACGTTGA